A stretch of DNA from Aspergillus flavus chromosome 3, complete sequence:
GCTATGGCGGCAGTTAGCTACTAAGTTTGGCGACATCAAGTTCTGCGAGATTCGCGGCAATATGTGCATTGAAGGGTATCCGGAGAGAAACACTCCAACAATCCTAGTGTATAAAGATGGCGAGATAAGAAGACAGCTCGTAACACTCAGGGAACTGAAGGGCCCTAGGACGACGATTGAAGGTAAATTCAACCCCTTATTCATCATTGGAGAGCAAAGCTCTATATGGTGTCAAAGTCTCGGTATTAATTTCTACCTCGATAGATCTCGAAAGGATGCTCCTAGACTTAGGCGCCCTCAAGGAGAGTGATGTGCGTTTGAAGAAGCGGTCCGACGACTCAGATGACGTTCGTCCATCGAAGATAAAACAGTCCCGGGtagacgatgacgatgacgactgGGACTGAGAGCTACTATAATGGTACTGCAACAAAAGATGACATGATCCCCCGTCGGTCATGAGTAACAGTTCTTAATGTGCACTATCTCTGTGCATTAtcttccaagcttctcaATCAACCTACATCTGGCATGTACTGTTATTGTATTGTTAATAGTTACTAAGCAGCCAAATGGTCCTGGAGACCTATTGCTTGTACAAAACATCCACTCCAGAGAACTGTTTCCATTGTTCATGCATTTAGATGGGCATTCCGAGATCCAGGAAAAACGTCGACAGATGTACAGAGTCCTCGACATATATGTGCTGGATGGCATCAATTATGATCTCATACACAAGAACAAAGGCCTTAACTGGACagttttccttttgtctcGGAATACAAATTTAAGCACTACATATCGGTCTCTACATAGTATCCTAGGTCTCCTCAGCCCTTAGCATTCTAGTTCGGAGTTGAAAGGAATAACGTACCCAGCAGGCCACTATATGAAACGTCAATTTTTCGGCCATTGGCATCTCAAGAACACACCAAAATGATTGGAGATCAACGAGACACTGGTTATAGATGTAGGAATGTATATACACTAGGTCAAAGGTGGTATCATTTGCGTTATCAATAGTCATCCGCATTTCAAAAATGTGGCTCGATCTGCATTCCAATTGAAGATGGCACTAGGCTGGGGAAACGCGCCAGCGAGATATGCAGTATTTCAGGAGAGAAAaggtggaagtggaggcAAAaataaggaaagaaaagaaaaagatcgaCAAGGACGCGATTTGAACGCGCGACCCCGAAGGGATAAGATAACATCCAATGATTGGATTCACTAGAAGAGGAATTAGTATTTGGATAGGTTATGTAGCGGAAACATGTCAACATACAGTCTTACGTCTTAACCACTCGACCACCTTGCCTCGGATGAAGGATTTTGCGACTTTGAGGAAAAATGAAGGGCACTGATATAGGACCAAGATGTTGTATTATAATACAACACTGGAGGTTCTGTGTTCTGCACAACGGATTGTTGTTGACACCCGTAGAGAACTTGCATATCAgatagaaaacaagaatatcaTCTTGATTCAATGCAAAGGCCCACCACCTATCAATTCGTAATACAAGATATAAGTGACAATGGACTCGGAGAGCCAATACCGTATGGATATGACAAAAGATTGCACGTATTTACCGCCGGGCGAGCGGTAGCCGTCTCCGTGACAAAGGAcaaaaaagaccaaaaaaaacGACAAGGACGCGATTTGAACGCGCGACCCCGAAGGGATAAGATATCATCCAAGAGGGATTCACTGGGTGATTATTAGTATAATTGTGTGGATCAGGTGCCGAATAAAGGCTACATACAGTCTTACGTCTTAACCACTCGACCACCTTGCCTTTGGTGCGGTTATGATTATCAAGCTTTGCTTCAAGTAAAGGTAAGATCATTACGTCTCAATACACACGTTTGGTAAGTATGTCCTCCAAGGCTCCAATGTATATGTGGAGTACAAAAGAGGTTcctatcttttcttttctttttcttcgagttttcttcgaagaactgAGCCTAGAGGTCTGGCTGAGAGTCAATCCATAGGGTTAAGTAACTATGGAGGTGTCTTGTGCTTGAATTTCTGTACGCAAAATAGCCCTCTTAGCATAAGAAATCACTCTCTTTACGTTCTGCTCTCCCTCTCGGACTCATTCTTGAATTTAACCCCTTTATCGTCAATGTAGCCCCCATTCACAAAGTACATCAGCTCCTCAGGTAAACCTTCTAATAAGTGCGGTTGGAAATGCAGGTATCTTCTCGGTGTCTGGCTGATCTGTACGTAACCCATGCCGTTCAGCCAATCCACAAATGTGTTGGCTTTGTAAGGCGCCCAGTATCCATTGTTGGTTGCATAAACAGTAATGAAATGgtcgccttcttctctggtAATGGTAATCGCAAGACGAGCGCCTGCATCGCTATCCAAAACATTTCGAGCCCAACAATTGGGATGTCTTTCGCCGGGTTGTTTGAGTTCTGCTCGAACCAGGAGACGGTGTTGTGGATATTTGTTAACGTTGATAGTAGCAATGATGTTCATCGGCAGGTATATATCGACTCTCAGGTTTTGCCTTCTGCATCCATTATAATAGCGACCGCCATTCAGCAATTGCATTCGTGTTTTGAATATGGGTTCAGATACGATATTTCGCATACTAGAGCCACCAGGCATACGTGATGGGCTTTGAACTAGACCATGCAACGGAGTATCATCTGCCTCGTTGAGTTGTTCTTCGGCCATCTCAAGGATGGCATCCGGGTCTTCGGCAAGCTGCATCTCTGCATCCAGTATCCGCCTAACTCTGACTTCCTTGGCGGCCTCAATGGTAGAGTTCTCTAGCGGACCTTCTGACGAGACTTGCATGAGAGCGTTCTGTACTTCACCGATATGTTCCTCAGGTACGTCAAAATAAGCATTCGGATCGTCagtgtttatttctttttcgagTATGGACAGTCGTGTCTTCGAGTATGTCCTCTCTGGGAACCCATCCGCGTTGAGCTCAACAAGTAAACTCTTGACATACTCAAGCTTGTCTCTTTCAAAAACGCCTCTTCTTTTGGTCAGGCTCGGAATGATAGTTTTCTTCTGGGAACTTCCTGCTATATGTGCCGGTCGGTATGGAAGAAGTGTCATTAGCATTAGAAGAGCTTCAGCTAAGCTTGATCCTCTTTCTTGGAGGCGAACAATATCTTCATCCCTTTTAAATCCCTTTGTGTAGAGCCAGAACCGGATGCTGGAGCTCAGAGTATCAATCGTAGTAGCCGACCTTGTCTCAGGACTTACTAATCTTTCGTCAGAATATAGTCTGACTATCTCGGTAGTTTTCGTAGATTCAATCCCTAAAGCAAAGGTGAGACGATGTTAAGTCCCACACATGTGTAAGGCTTGTCCGCATCTTCTCCAAAAATCTGAGTTAAACTTGATGGAGGAAGGGATTGAAAAGCACGGCACATTGCTAATTCAAGAATATTCTGGCAAATCAGCTGCAGCTCAGGTAGGTCCATAGCGATATATGGTTCTGACCACAGCCGGATGAAATTAGCTGATCTGAATGGAGCCCCCATccatataatatagtagtgCAAGCTCTCGCGCTCGCAATCACGTATGCATCTTATGTGCTGACCTATTCGTTGGATAGGGTTGCTGGACTGGCCTACATAAGCCCGCCAGTAGGCACTGTTTCGATCATCTAGGACAAAGTCCAGATAGCCACTCTTTCGGCGCCAGAGGGCTACTGGGTCTCAGAGTTGCTTCCTATGAATGGTAACCATCCTGATCTGGACTGTCAGAGCTACTTGCAAGATGAGTTCATACAGGAAGTCAATATTTACCTCTCAGTTGTTATAATATGTTCTTCCAACTTCACAATATCTGGAAAAATTCCATTTAAAAGTACATCGATAAGCTCTTCCTTACCTACTGTACCGATAACATGCTTGTATGGAATATGTCTCAAATTAACATCTGCTTGCTTCAACAGGTAGTCCATAATTGTGCTAATCGTTTGACGAAAAGTTGGAAACTTGATTGCTGGGGTGATGAGATAGGCCTCCTGGATCTCTTTTCGCGTTGAGTATAACAGAAGATGCTGATACCCTTACTAAATTATTCCCATTCGCTTCAGCGGCTTGTGATTGGGGCCTGGGTGAAATGTATCGAGAGGTAAATGAAACTGTCTGTTGTTTGCTGGGTTGTTGACTTGGTCCTGAGCTCCCACGCTTCCGTGATGCAGATCCCGGTATCTCATGATgaaaaattttttctttggctACATGAAGGTTCATGCCCCTTGTGATGACATAAATCACACACAGGACAGGATGGGCAGTCGTCAATGACGTGCCATATGCGCGACAGTATGAGCACGGGAGATAAGGACACCTTAGGGTACGATGGGCCCCCATGACACCGCATCCTTCACAGGCAGGTGGATCGGGGTTGTAAGACATGATGGATATTTGAAGCTTGATAGGAGAAAGAACTGGCTTTCAGTTGCCGGGGAGGTGGTCGCAGATGTCGCCGTGTCCCATGAGGCATTCTCTGGTTGTGATGttaaagaagaagggggaaaaagaaaagaaaaaaagaaaagaaactggCAAAAatgggaggaaaaggagaagggatGAGTTTGAGGTGCAGCTGGGTAAACAAGAGGGGGATTATATCTGGTCCTTGAGGGGCCGCCTACACGTAGGAAATGCAGCCGTAAACGGCCTCAGTAGGGGTCATTTTTAGCATCAGTTACACAATTCCTcatattctattaataagAATCTCCCAAGTTCCAGCAGGAAGTGATATAACAATCATTATGACCGTGAACCGAATACGCCAATCAACTAGCACCGTAAACACACCGTACCCAGATCCGAAAGAGCAAGCATCACATCGTAGCATTCAAAACTCAGAGAAGGTCATCATCATTAGCAGCCGCGCTTTCTTCGATTGCCTTGAGCACCTCAGCCTCGGGGAAAGCAGGGCCTTGTCCATCACACTGAGTTATGTTCTTCAGTCGTTCCGAGACATCTTTGATGTCTACTAAACCGCGCTGAAATAGCTCATGCCCTTGGATTAGGTCCCACGTAGCGCCGGCACCGAGCAATTTCTCCCCTGTCTTCGCGCAGGTGGACACTCGATGAAGACGGGATGGTTCGCCCTTTGGTACCAGCTCGGAGTAAAAATCCGTGGGTGTATATTTCAACGGCCCTGTCGTGGTTGGCTCGTCTGAATGGTTGTGTGTTCGGTCACCGGAGCCCGATGTTGCCCGCAGGATCTCATTCTCTGTTGTAAACCGGGCTAACTCCCGCTTCAAGCGTTCGTTATCTGCCACCAAGTTGGATGATGCTTGCTCCAGGTTGTTAACCTTTTCCTCTAACTCTCGCACATGTCGCTCCTTTCGTTCACGAAACGCTCGTTGACTACCGCGCCGAGAGAAGAACATTAGTCGGGCCGGTTACCCCTCACCGGGAAATTGGTCGCTTTCTTGCGACAAAAACTCCAAAAGAAGGTGTTGAACCTACGCTGCTCTGTTCTGTGCCTTGCGCTTCGATTGCGCTGGAGTCATGGAATCCTTTTCCTCGCTACTACTCCGACCAAATCCTGGTTCTCCATCTAACGACGTCGGCTCGGTCGGCTGGCCGAAAATGTCACTTCCAGAGGCGGAATGCTTCGAGAAGGACTCGGGTGGAGAGTGTGGCGGATGTCCGAACGATGCGGCGGGGTTCTGAAAGCGAAAGGAGGGGTCGAAGGACTGATAACTCTGTATCCCCTTGCCACGGTCAGTGAAACAGGACTCAGCTTTAGTCGATCAATAATAAGAGTGCGGACCAACGAGGCGAGAGTATCTTGGA
This window harbors:
- a CDS encoding bZIP transcription factor, with product MEYPYYPNPQSQPFPLYNLQGAPTLGQNDDDNQHRNPQTDDIQDTLASLGIQSYQSFDPSFRFQNPAASFGHPPHSPPESFSKHSASGSDIFGQPTEPTSLDGEPGFGRSSSEEKDSMTPAQSKRKAQNRAAQRAFRERKERHVRELEEKVNNLEQASSNLVADNERLKRELARFTTENEILRATSGSGDRTHNHSDEPTTTGPLKYTPTDFYSELVPKGEPSRLHRVSTCAKTGEKLLGAGATWDLIQGHELFQRGLVDIKDVSERLKNITQCDGQGPAFPEAEVLKAIEESAAANDDDLL